From a single Candidatus Sulfotelmatobacter sp. genomic region:
- a CDS encoding oligosaccharide flippase family protein, which produces MLKNIFSNWIAIVVVGAIAFLLTPFLIHHLGNVEFGLWVLVGSISGYSGLLEFGLRATLQRYVARYRGVNDRAALNQIFMTALALTLCIGVLIFVIMLPFAWVLPGFFGLSGERAHDFTLLIVLMAISIPVSLVMLLLGTYVCGWQRFDLYNLISVARSVMHALLIVVVLRHGYGVVALGVLSIVATAGLLPLDWLMVRHVDPELRLDWRLATPAKARELLEFSVWMFLNSTGIRLRTFTDSIVIGRVLNVALIAPFSVAGRLMQYFDPIINSMVSPMLPVMSGYEGQGRRRELRQFFLQATKITTLMTFLIGSILVLDSRLLLRVWVGEEFVSTYTLVLILLVGYVFELAQRPSTTALVALGCHRALGGWTLGEGLANLVLSIYWGHKYGLVGVALGTTVPLVIVKLTLQPWYTLRKLGVTARDYFGISLFRPVLVCLLFLAVCHWLMGSGPATGILGLGFTASWQGLLFGVITWMIGLSPVERTQARQRVSTIFATLGFAKAEEIDREAAEQANDLVNVG; this is translated from the coding sequence ATGCTAAAGAACATATTTTCGAACTGGATTGCGATTGTGGTGGTTGGCGCGATCGCCTTCCTGCTGACTCCTTTCCTGATCCACCATCTGGGGAACGTGGAATTTGGTCTGTGGGTCTTGGTGGGCTCCATCTCAGGCTACTCGGGGTTGCTCGAATTCGGTTTGCGGGCAACCTTGCAGCGCTATGTGGCGCGTTATCGCGGAGTGAACGACCGGGCCGCTTTGAATCAGATCTTTATGACCGCGCTGGCGTTGACCTTATGCATCGGTGTACTGATTTTTGTGATCATGCTGCCCTTTGCCTGGGTCCTGCCAGGATTTTTCGGCCTCAGCGGCGAACGCGCGCATGACTTCACGCTGTTGATTGTGCTGATGGCGATCAGCATTCCAGTGAGCCTGGTGATGTTGTTGCTGGGCACTTATGTCTGCGGATGGCAACGGTTCGATCTTTATAACCTTATCTCGGTGGCGCGCTCGGTAATGCACGCGCTGCTGATTGTCGTGGTGCTGCGGCACGGCTATGGGGTGGTGGCGTTGGGTGTTCTGAGCATCGTGGCGACTGCCGGTCTTCTGCCTCTGGATTGGCTCATGGTGCGCCACGTCGACCCCGAGCTTCGGCTCGACTGGCGTCTCGCCACGCCGGCCAAGGCGCGCGAGCTTCTGGAATTCAGCGTGTGGATGTTCCTGAACAGCACCGGCATCCGGCTGCGAACTTTCACCGATTCCATCGTGATCGGGCGGGTGCTGAACGTGGCGCTGATTGCGCCTTTCAGCGTGGCGGGTCGGCTCATGCAGTACTTCGACCCCATCATCAACAGCATGGTCAGCCCGATGCTGCCGGTCATGAGTGGGTACGAGGGGCAAGGCCGCCGCCGGGAACTGCGGCAATTTTTCCTGCAAGCGACCAAGATCACGACGCTCATGACATTCCTGATCGGCTCGATTCTGGTTCTGGACTCCCGACTGCTGTTGCGGGTTTGGGTAGGGGAAGAGTTCGTCTCGACCTACACCCTGGTGCTGATCTTGCTGGTTGGGTACGTTTTTGAACTGGCACAGCGGCCATCGACGACTGCGCTCGTGGCTCTGGGGTGCCACCGGGCATTGGGCGGTTGGACCTTAGGCGAAGGCCTGGCCAACCTGGTCCTCAGTATCTACTGGGGCCACAAGTACGGACTAGTGGGTGTTGCGCTGGGAACAACCGTGCCGCTGGTCATCGTCAAACTGACCTTGCAACCGTGGTACACGCTCCGCAAGCTGGGCGTAACCGCTCGCGACTATTTCGGAATCTCGTTATTTCGACCGGTACTGGTGTGCCTGTTGTTTCTGGCAGTTTGCCACTGGCTGATGGGATCGGGGCCGGCAACCGGAATCCTCGGATTAGGCTTCACCGCGAGTTGGCAGGGACTACTGTTTGGCGTCATTACCTGGATGATCGGACTCAGCCCAGTCGAAAGAACGCAGGCGCGCCAACGAGTTTCCACCATATTCGCCACTCTGGGATTCGCCAAGGCTGAAGAAATCGATCGCGAAGCCGCGGAGCAAGCCAACGATCTGGTAAATGTGGGCTAA
- a CDS encoding methyltransferase, TIGR04325 family → MATMITETETRVANGAWAEAEKPEAKKPEAEKQVADSTIAIPAKVSLPAVTADPGAPRESAEPSWAILRMLRKIRLMQIRTLATLLIYMGRVSAGGSIVLFARSLAPVRWVLERLLGYRRSFRSFAEARSCSTRYISAGHEHEDDIRMHISSSRVARESDYPVFYWLSQSGEPLRGVFDFGGNIGNLFYCYQNYLPFPPDISWKVYDLPELRAAGEKLGAERAESRIRYVESLEQLDATDLFLASGSLHYFESSLPELLAQAKQLPRRVLVNRTPFSDAGELLTIQDNGTFLVPCKLHNKRNFLAGMARLGYELRSSWPVAERALYVPLHPDCSSATYFGFYFELDVSNGRMSDNG, encoded by the coding sequence ATGGCAACCATGATCACCGAGACTGAAACCCGTGTCGCGAACGGCGCCTGGGCTGAAGCAGAAAAGCCTGAAGCAAAAAAGCCCGAAGCAGAAAAACAGGTTGCGGACAGCACAATTGCAATCCCGGCAAAAGTCTCGCTACCGGCAGTGACGGCGGATCCGGGCGCGCCGCGCGAATCGGCGGAGCCGAGTTGGGCCATTCTCCGGATGCTTCGAAAAATCCGTCTGATGCAGATCAGAACGCTGGCGACCCTGCTCATCTATATGGGTCGCGTATCCGCTGGCGGCTCAATCGTACTCTTCGCGCGCTCGCTTGCCCCCGTCCGCTGGGTGCTGGAACGCCTCCTCGGGTACCGCCGTTCCTTTCGTTCGTTCGCGGAAGCCCGAAGTTGCTCCACGCGATATATCAGCGCCGGTCACGAACATGAAGACGACATCCGCATGCATATATCGTCCTCTCGCGTCGCTCGGGAAAGCGACTACCCAGTGTTCTATTGGCTTTCCCAATCCGGAGAGCCGCTGCGCGGCGTCTTCGACTTCGGCGGAAATATCGGCAATCTTTTTTATTGTTATCAAAACTATCTTCCGTTCCCGCCGGACATTTCCTGGAAAGTGTACGACCTGCCGGAATTGCGCGCGGCCGGAGAGAAATTAGGCGCCGAACGTGCGGAATCGCGAATTCGCTATGTCGAAAGCCTGGAGCAGTTGGACGCAACCGATCTGTTTCTAGCTTCGGGCTCGTTGCATTACTTTGAGTCTTCTCTCCCCGAACTTCTCGCGCAGGCAAAGCAACTGCCGCGACGGGTACTGGTAAATCGCACACCGTTCTCCGACGCCGGCGAGTTGCTCACGATCCAGGACAACGGAACCTTCCTGGTGCCATGCAAGCTGCATAACAAGCGGAACTTCTTAGCGGGTATGGCCAGACTGGGCTACGAGCTGCGTTCGTCGTGGCCGGTGGCGGAGCGGGCGCTCTACGTTCCACTCCATCCCGATTGCTCCAGCGCAACTTACTTTGGATTCTATTTCGAGCTCGATGTATCCAACGGGCGGATGAGCGATAACGGTTGA
- a CDS encoding condensation domain-containing protein, translating to MDYATRTLATQEATPLIAPDGDGEFLAFPLTPGQAAMWRADRFWRGCSLLNASFRWSLTGTLDRAILERSFNEVVRRHEILRATFTEDKNELVQLIAPSLEIKITLEDLRSLPTTQREAQMDDICTMEAKKGFDLATGPLLRVGLLRMEDDRHVLTLTLHHIVIDGWSVSLLMEELQAIYSAYEKGEESPLPDPAIQFGDYVVWHKEWMVSAEIRQQLEYWKKKLAGYRRLDVAGDLPRTDFPPTSRRQIGSRIISQMLPGQLTDALKKFSDQMGGTMYTTALSACMMLLQRYTGNTDISVASPLAGRNRAEIEGLVGLLFNNLTLRANLAGDPAFVEFAATIRDTVWEAFANQDIPFEDVVQAIRPESDPLRDPFLSINFVCQREYARASTFVHKFGDVAVHTMPSKSMGALYDLNFFMVQREAGWRLSLDYNTSLYQESTAQQMLAGFRELLEGIAENPGRRLSEFPLPPDQTLDRRREPNGPISEPEYYAMPVSPAQERFWLLAKLAPGNPGLNMASCMRLAGPIDLEILEKSLQLLVDRHETLRTTFEEFDGELAQMVAATRTFSLAISSVPDLPQAECEARVRELVREEAGVPFDVGTGPLFRARLFRIAPDDHVLVTTIHHILADGWSGGVIQRELWTAYEALLQGREPALAALPIQYSDFVAWEKERSASAEMREHLDYWVKQLAAPLPLIDFPLDRPSTNRPASQGAMESLLLPEELMKSLKNLAQAENVTMFSLTLACFATLLSLYSKETDILIGSPIANRKPETEALIGPFAEPVALRLNLSGNPTFRELVRHTGESVLDGMSHAELPFETLIENLPMNSPGGRNLNFQFYFSYQTAFLQPRQVQQLKVTPMPKFSLGIPFELQLVFIERREGVRAELEYNPDLFDASTIQGALKHYQSLLRILAAQPDAPIANLPQPAMARSARSRQQDPISPDPALTPQARADAEPANEIEQQLAAIWKEVLRRDGIKVTQNFFSLGGYSLSAAKLLLKIEKRFGKKFPLAALFEAPTIRQQAELLSQGESKTFGGRVLPIQTTGSKPALFCVDGGPFFVPLAENLGADQPVYGLRLEDTTQFPSPYRFEDIAAYHIESLRMAQPKGPYYLGGWCLAGVLAFEMARQLEAQAEEVALVALFDAANPAYLRRFSRMEVAVRRSLFWLQKGKLHFHRMRQLGLRAAWEYLGERVESVHQNLRLARLRRNYQSSVGKTEKLSEELRGANAVVYLAAQAFKPGPYSGRVALFRSGLEPMSLHRDTTLGWKDVATRMVVEEVPGDHREIFDEPAVRVLAAQLNEQLGHEPALSVSPFDRSRAENEDAAGSAVNPVGRQMPQGTL from the coding sequence TTGGATTACGCAACCAGAACATTGGCGACGCAGGAGGCTACGCCCTTGATCGCGCCTGACGGCGACGGCGAGTTCCTCGCCTTTCCATTGACTCCGGGACAGGCCGCCATGTGGCGGGCCGATCGATTCTGGCGAGGGTGTTCTCTGCTCAATGCCTCGTTCCGCTGGAGTCTGACCGGGACACTCGATCGCGCCATCCTCGAACGCTCGTTTAACGAAGTCGTGCGGCGGCATGAAATCCTGCGCGCCACCTTCACGGAAGACAAAAATGAGCTCGTGCAGCTCATCGCTCCATCGCTCGAAATCAAAATCACTCTTGAAGACTTGCGCTCTTTGCCCACGACCCAGCGCGAGGCCCAGATGGATGACATCTGCACGATGGAGGCAAAAAAGGGTTTCGATCTTGCGACGGGACCGCTGCTTCGCGTCGGACTGCTGCGAATGGAAGATGACCGGCACGTACTGACGCTTACCCTGCACCACATCGTCATCGATGGCTGGTCGGTGAGTCTTCTGATGGAAGAATTGCAGGCCATCTATAGCGCATACGAAAAAGGCGAGGAATCTCCGTTGCCGGACCCGGCCATTCAATTTGGCGATTACGTGGTCTGGCACAAGGAATGGATGGTATCGGCGGAAATCCGCCAGCAACTGGAATATTGGAAGAAAAAACTGGCCGGCTATCGCCGCCTGGATGTTGCCGGGGATCTTCCCCGCACCGATTTTCCTCCAACCTCGCGGCGCCAGATCGGCAGCAGGATTATTTCGCAGATGCTTCCCGGTCAGCTGACCGATGCGCTCAAGAAATTCAGCGATCAAATGGGCGGCACCATGTACACGACGGCGCTGTCAGCCTGCATGATGCTGTTACAGCGCTACACCGGGAATACGGACATCAGCGTAGCTTCGCCGCTGGCTGGACGAAACCGCGCCGAGATTGAGGGTCTGGTCGGACTCCTGTTTAACAATTTAACTTTGCGCGCGAACCTGGCCGGCGATCCCGCCTTTGTGGAGTTTGCGGCGACCATACGGGACACGGTGTGGGAAGCCTTTGCCAATCAGGACATTCCCTTCGAAGACGTGGTACAGGCGATTCGGCCCGAGTCGGATCCGCTACGCGATCCCTTCCTTTCCATCAATTTTGTTTGCCAGCGCGAGTATGCCCGGGCTTCGACGTTCGTTCACAAATTCGGCGATGTGGCCGTGCACACCATGCCGTCGAAGTCGATGGGCGCGCTTTACGATTTGAACTTCTTCATGGTGCAGCGCGAGGCCGGCTGGCGGCTGTCCCTGGACTACAACACCAGCCTGTACCAGGAATCGACCGCGCAGCAGATGCTGGCCGGCTTCCGCGAGCTGCTCGAAGGCATTGCGGAAAATCCGGGCCGCCGCCTTTCCGAGTTCCCTCTGCCTCCGGATCAAACGCTCGACCGTCGCCGGGAACCGAATGGCCCGATCAGCGAGCCCGAATATTACGCAATGCCGGTCAGTCCTGCCCAGGAGCGTTTTTGGCTGCTGGCCAAACTAGCGCCTGGCAATCCGGGGCTCAACATGGCGTCGTGTATGCGCCTGGCAGGTCCGATCGACTTGGAAATCCTGGAGAAGAGCCTGCAACTGCTCGTCGATCGGCATGAAACCCTGCGCACGACTTTCGAGGAATTCGACGGAGAGCTCGCGCAGATGGTCGCTGCCACACGGACATTCTCGCTTGCCATCAGTTCCGTGCCCGACCTGCCCCAAGCCGAATGCGAGGCGCGTGTGCGGGAACTTGTCCGCGAAGAAGCGGGTGTGCCGTTTGATGTTGGGACCGGCCCCCTATTCCGTGCGCGCCTGTTCCGCATCGCTCCCGACGACCACGTGCTGGTTACGACGATCCATCACATCCTCGCCGACGGGTGGTCCGGCGGAGTCATTCAGCGCGAACTCTGGACTGCGTATGAGGCTTTGCTTCAAGGCCGGGAACCGGCGCTCGCCGCTTTGCCCATCCAATACAGCGACTTCGTTGCCTGGGAAAAGGAGCGGTCGGCTTCCGCGGAGATGCGGGAACACCTGGACTATTGGGTGAAACAACTTGCGGCGCCGTTGCCGCTGATCGACTTCCCGCTGGACCGGCCTTCCACGAACCGGCCCGCTTCGCAGGGTGCAATGGAGTCGCTTTTGTTGCCGGAAGAGTTGATGAAGTCTCTCAAAAACCTGGCGCAGGCGGAGAATGTGACGATGTTCTCGTTGACGCTGGCCTGCTTTGCGACTTTATTGTCCCTGTACTCCAAGGAAACAGATATCCTGATCGGCTCACCGATTGCGAATCGCAAGCCAGAGACCGAGGCGCTGATCGGGCCCTTCGCCGAGCCGGTCGCCCTGCGCCTGAACCTGTCGGGTAATCCCACATTTCGCGAACTGGTGCGCCACACCGGCGAGAGCGTTTTGGATGGAATGAGCCACGCCGAGCTTCCCTTCGAAACCCTGATCGAAAATCTGCCGATGAATTCGCCCGGCGGACGGAATCTCAATTTTCAATTTTATTTTTCGTACCAGACGGCCTTCTTGCAGCCTCGGCAGGTGCAACAGCTCAAGGTGACGCCGATGCCCAAGTTCAGTCTGGGGATTCCCTTCGAACTGCAACTGGTTTTCATCGAGCGGCGCGAGGGCGTGCGGGCGGAGCTGGAATATAATCCCGATCTTTTTGATGCGTCTACTATCCAGGGCGCCCTGAAACACTACCAGAGTTTGTTAAGAATCCTGGCGGCCCAGCCGGACGCGCCCATCGCCAACCTTCCGCAGCCAGCAATGGCGCGCTCAGCGCGAAGCCGGCAGCAGGATCCGATCTCGCCTGATCCGGCTCTCACGCCCCAAGCCAGAGCAGACGCGGAGCCCGCGAACGAGATCGAGCAACAACTGGCAGCTATCTGGAAAGAAGTGCTGCGCCGCGATGGGATCAAGGTGACGCAAAACTTCTTCAGCCTCGGCGGCTATTCGCTTTCGGCGGCAAAGCTGCTCCTGAAGATCGAAAAACGCTTCGGCAAAAAATTTCCGTTGGCCGCACTGTTCGAAGCTCCGACGATCCGCCAGCAGGCGGAGTTGTTGAGCCAAGGCGAAAGCAAAACTTTCGGTGGCCGCGTTCTCCCCATTCAGACAACTGGCTCGAAGCCTGCCCTGTTCTGCGTGGACGGCGGTCCTTTCTTCGTCCCGCTGGCCGAGAATCTCGGCGCAGACCAGCCGGTATACGGCCTGCGTCTCGAAGACACGACTCAGTTCCCTTCGCCCTACCGTTTCGAGGACATTGCCGCCTATCACATCGAATCTCTCCGCATGGCTCAGCCCAAAGGCCCGTACTACCTTGGCGGCTGGTGCCTGGCCGGCGTACTGGCCTTCGAGATGGCGCGGCAGTTGGAAGCGCAAGCAGAGGAAGTCGCGCTGGTGGCGTTGTTTGATGCCGCCAATCCTGCGTACCTGCGGCGATTCTCCAGAATGGAAGTGGCGGTGCGCCGTAGCCTGTTCTGGCTGCAAAAGGGCAAGCTGCATTTTCACCGCATGCGCCAGCTTGGGCTGCGCGCGGCCTGGGAATATCTGGGGGAACGCGTCGAAAGCGTCCACCAGAATCTTCGCCTGGCACGCTTGCGTCGCAATTATCAGTCGAGTGTGGGCAAGACGGAAAAGCTTTCCGAAGAGTTGCGAGGAGCCAATGCGGTCGTCTACCTGGCGGCGCAGGCATTCAAGCCTGGTCCCTATTCAGGCCGGGTAGCTCTGTTTCGCAGCGGGCTCGAGCCGATGTCGCTGCACCGAGATACTACGCTCGGTTGGAAGGACGTGGCCACTCGCATGGTGGTCGAGGAAGTCCCCGGTGACCACCGCGAAATTTTCGACGAACCGGCGGTGCGCGTCCTGGCGGCGCAATTGAATGAACAGCTAGGGCATGAGCCGGCTCTTTCGGTTTCTCCGTTTGATCGATCCCGCGCAGAGAATGAGGATGCTGCGGGAAGCGCCGTCAATCCGGTAGGCCGGCAAATGCCGCAAGGGACACTATGA